Sequence from the Candidatus Paceibacterota bacterium genome:
TCTGTTTCAACTTGGTTTGAATGGGGAACATCAGTCGCGCTTGGCAATAAAACCGGCGTAAAAGCTGTTTCTTTGCCGAATCGCTCTTCTTCTTTTACCGGTTACGTTTCCGGTCTTTTGCCAAACACTCTTTATTACTATCGCGCAGTCGCGAGTTCGGCTTCTGCCACAAATTATGGGCAGATATTGAGTTTTAAAACCGGATCCGGCGCCGCTACCGCTGTTGGGAAAGAAATTTCTGTCGTAAAATCCGTTGAAAACATTACGTCTCCGAACGGAACGCAAGACGAAGTTTCGGCTTTAAGGGGCGATGTTTTAAGATTTACCTTTACTTTAAAAAATAACGGAAGCGAAACTTTGAAAAACATCGAAGTAAGAGATTTGGTCTCCGAATATCTTAAATTGGTAAGCAATGATAGCGGAAATACGGATTGCGGAATTCAGAAAAAAGTCGTCTGGAAAATAGGAGAATTGAATGCGGGAGACGAAAAGAAAATTTCTCTTGATACCGTTGTTTGTTCCGAGGCTCCCTATGATGAATCCATAAAAAATGGCGGGGATACTGCCGTTGTCGAAGCTGACGGAATATTGCGTTCTTCAAACGAAACTTTTGTGAAGGTTTTTGAAGAAAGAAATTTCGGAGCCATCGGCGCGATTGCCGGACTTGGTTTTTCTTTTTCCAAATGGGCGTTGGTTTTCGGAATGCTGGTTTTGATTCTGGCGATATTTTATTGCGCGTCCAGGTTTTTAAAGGAAAGAAATTTTCAATCCGTAAAATAATTCAGTTTTAGAAATTGTTTGTCGCGTAATTTTTAGCCCGCCGCCGTTTAAACGGCGGCGGACTTTTGTTTTTGCCAACTTTTGCTTGTTTTGTTATCATAAATTCAATGCTGGATATAAAATTTATTCGTGAGAACCGAGAGCTTGTAAAAGAGGCTGCAAGAAAAAAACGTATCAATTTCAATGTTGACCGGCTTTTGGAATTGGATGAGGCCCGCCGCAAACTTCTTCAGGAAACGGAAACCATGAAAGCGGAGCAAAACATCCGTTCGGAAAGAGTGTCTAAAATTACCGACGAATCGGAAAAACAAAAGCTTATAAGCGAACTTAAAATTTTAAAAGATAAATTTGCCGCCGGCGAAAAAAATCTAAATGATTTGACGGAAAAATGGCAAAATTTGATGTTTGAAGCTCCGAATATTCCTGATTTGTCCGTTCCCGAAGGAGAAAGCGATTTGGATAACAAAGAGATAAGAAGGTGGGGAAAAATTCCGTTTTTTGATTTTACTCCCAAAAACCATTTGGAAATTTTAAAGACATTCGACCTTGCCGATTTTGAACGCGGGTCCAAGGTTTCCGGTTTTCGCGGATATTTTTTGAAAAACGAAGGAGCGCTTCTTGATTTCGCGATATGGCAATTTGTTTTTGACGAGATGGTTCAAAACGGATTTGTTCCGTTCCTCGCGCCGTCTCTAGTAAAAGAAGAAAGTTTTTTAGGCACGGGCTGGCTTCCGCAGGGTAAAGATGAAGTTTATCAAACGCAAGATAATCTTTATTTGGCAGGCACGGCAGAAGTGCCGATGATGGGCTATCATGCCGGGGAAATTTTAATAGAAGAAGAGCTTCCCAAAAAATACGTGGCTCTTTCCCCGTGTTTCAGGCGGGAGGCGGGAAGTTATGGAAAAGATGTCAAAGGGCTTTACCGCGTCCATGAATTCATGAAAGTGGAACAGATTGTTTTGTGTAAAGCGGATCACCAGGAATCCGTAAAGTGGCATGAGGAAATAACTCAAAACTCCGAGCGTATTATGCAGAAACTCGGAATACCTTACAGAGTGGTGGTAAATTGCGGGGCTGATTTGGGCCTGGGGCAGGTAAAAAAATACGATATAGAAGGGTGGGTGGCTTCGGAGAAAAAATACAGAGAAACTCATTCGGCTTCTTATTTTCATGATTTTCAGACAAGAAGGCTGAATATGCGTTATCGTTCAAAAGACGGCAAAATTTATTTCGTTCACTCGTTAAACAATACCGTTATAGCCACACCGCGAATTTTGATTTCCATTCTTGAAAACAATCAGCAAAAAGACGGCTCAATTATAATTCCCGAACCGCTGAGAAAATACATGGGAAAGGACAGGATTTTCAGATAAATTCGGCCTCGTTTGATGAGCGTTTTATAAGACATACTTGATTGTTTATGGCGTACCTTCTCCTTCGTTTTAATTTTCGTTTATGTCTTCCACACCAGGAATTTTGGCTTCAAGAAAAAGGGCAAAAAGGAAGAAACTTTTTCTTCGTCTTGCCCTTTTGTCGTTTTCGGCTTTTTCGATAATTTTTGCCGCCGCATTTTTCTTTTTTAGGGCGGAAAAATTTAGGATAACCGAAATAAAAATAAGCGGCCTTGAAAATATTTCAGAGGAAGAAATAAGAAAGGAGGCGGAATCTTTTCTGTCGGCGAACATACTGAAAGTTTTTCCGGCGAATAATTTCTTCCTCTTTTCGGAGAAAAAAACGCAGGATAAATTTCTTGCCAAATTTACCCGAGCCGTCTCGGTTTCAGTAGAAAAAGATTATCCTTCGTCGCTCAGTATAAACATAGAAGAAAGGTCTCCTGTCGCGTTATTTTGCGAGGCAGGGGGCAAAGAATGTTTTTTTGCGGATAACACCGGCTATATTTTTGAAAAAGCGCCGTTTTTTTCAGCCGGAGTCTTTTTGAAATTTTTCGAC
This genomic interval carries:
- the serS gene encoding serine--tRNA ligase, with product MLDIKFIRENRELVKEAARKKRINFNVDRLLELDEARRKLLQETETMKAEQNIRSERVSKITDESEKQKLISELKILKDKFAAGEKNLNDLTEKWQNLMFEAPNIPDLSVPEGESDLDNKEIRRWGKIPFFDFTPKNHLEILKTFDLADFERGSKVSGFRGYFLKNEGALLDFAIWQFVFDEMVQNGFVPFLAPSLVKEESFLGTGWLPQGKDEVYQTQDNLYLAGTAEVPMMGYHAGEILIEEELPKKYVALSPCFRREAGSYGKDVKGLYRVHEFMKVEQIVLCKADHQESVKWHEEITQNSERIMQKLGIPYRVVVNCGADLGLGQVKKYDIEGWVASEKKYRETHSASYFHDFQTRRLNMRYRSKDGKIYFVHSLNNTVIATPRILISILENNQQKDGSIIIPEPLRKYMGKDRIFR
- a CDS encoding FtsQ-type POTRA domain-containing protein, which codes for MSSTPGILASRKRAKRKKLFLRLALLSFSAFSIIFAAAFFFFRAEKFRITEIKISGLENISEEEIRKEAESFLSANILKVFPANNFFLFSEKKTQDKFLAKFTRAVSVSVEKDYPSSLSINIEERSPVALFCEAGGKECFFADNTGYIFEKAPFFSAGVFLKFFDERTAENLSVGKTLLEREEFEKMIGFARRISNSVFPICEIHFVKDGVCEFWDEDGVKIIINEKDDFNLIFANLETAFSEIFEKEKKTAKDAEYIDLRFGNKVFFKWK